One genomic window of Cercospora beticola chromosome 5, complete sequence includes the following:
- a CDS encoding mitochondrial 37S ribosomal protein uS15m (BUSCO:EOG092643JW), with protein sequence MPPRIPIATCLRAQSTPPSTATRSFSSTPCSQASTVTQRRKHRDPYAIAQARAKKAANLSRQEVLKKERASSLGDPVRGLTTPFVRSFDTALPPEPSADTPSTQVRSSKSPSEDAIGPKTETDNHLNFYLTKEELARGLGKSQWLTTPAAQDEPEEAEGKKARRDGGKESRGLDAEISGILGGARDADANNPDWERAAETMKDFTTGMSPAARKKILEEEHATAQEALRRISSLALGSSKDRLRVNKQRCIDVFGRHNTEQTLPPKPTSAGVTGGEQQKVERVGADTGSSEVQIAILTAKIRAVADFLETRGTMDKVNKRNLRLLVHRRAKLLKYLRRKERGGPRWQNLVETLGLTDGTWKGEITL encoded by the exons ATGCCGCCTCGAATACCGATCGCCACCTGCCTGCGGGCACAGAGCA CACCCCCTTCCACGGCCACGCGATCTTTCTCCTCCACACCCTGCTCCCAAGCGTCCACAGTCACGCAACGACGGAAACATCGCGATCCATATGCCATTGCGCAAGCGCGAGCGAAGAAAGCTGCGAATTTGAGTAGACAGGAGGTACTGAAGAAGGAGCGGGCCAGCAGTCTAGGCGACCCTGTTCGCGGTCTCACCACGCCTTTCGTACGCTCCTTCGACACTGCCCTCCCTCCCGAGCCCTCGGCAGACACCCCTTCGACGCAAGTCCGGAGTTCGAAGTCACCATCTGAAGATGCCATTGGACCCAAGACGGAGACAGACAATCACCTCAACTTCTACTTGACCAAAGAGGAATTGGCTCGCGGGTTAGGGAAGAGCCAATGGCTGACTACTCCTGCTGCGCAAGACGAgccagaagaagccgagggAAAAAAGGCCCGAAGAGATGGCGGGAAAGAGTCGCGCGGACTCGATGCTGAGATTAGCGGAATCCTTGGTGGTGCCAGAGACGCGGATGCGAACAACCCCGACTGGGAGCGCGCCGCAGAAACGATGAAGGACTTCACTACCGGCATGAGTCCAGCAGCTCGGAAGAAGATATTGGAGGAGGAACACGCGACCGCGCAGGAGGCATTGAGACGAATCTCGAGCTTAGCACTGGGAAGCAGTAAAGATCGGCTGAGAGTGAACAAGCAGAGATGCATAGACGTCTTCGGGCGTCATAACACGGAGCAGACACTGCCTCCGAAACCAACCTCTGCGGGTGTAACCGGCGGCGAGCAGCAAAAGGTGGAACGTGTTGGAGCAGACACTGGCAGCAGCGAAGTGCAGATTGCCATCCTGACCGCTAAGATTCGTGCCGTTGCAGACTTCCTGGAGACGAGAGGCACGATGGACAAAGTCAACAAGAGAAACCTCAGATTACTGGTTCATCGCAGAGCAAAACTCTTGAAATATTTGCGCAGAAAGGAAAGAGGTGGGCCGCGGTGGCAGAACCTGGTTGAGACACTTGGTTTGACCGATGGAACATGGAAGGGCGAAATTACCTTGTAG
- the RPS0 gene encoding 40S ribosomal protein uS2 → MATPKNLPSVFNATAQDIEMLLSAQAHIGSKNLQVHMEPYLWKTRPDGVNVINIGKTWEKIVLAARIIAAIDNPADIAVISARPYGQRAVLKFAAHTGASAIAGRFTPGNFTNYITRSFKEPRLIIVTDPRTDAQAIKEASYVNIPVIALCDTDSPTEYVDVAIPTNNKGRHAIGLIWWMLAREVLRLRGTLASRETEWDVMTDLYFYRDPEAEENKDSAGQDEAKVPGADEVGPGAVESGFNNEWEVGNAGSSAFAAASGTAGAQAASTWDAEGADWAAASAPVETGNQGWAADGNTGAATAPDNQW, encoded by the exons ATGGCCACTCCAAAGAACCTCCCATCGGTGTTCAACGCCACTGCCCAGGACATTGAGATGCTCCTGTCGGCTCAGGCTCACATTGGCAGCAAGAACTTGCAGGTGCACATGGAGCCATACCTCTGGAAGACTCGCCCAGACGGTGTCAATGTCATCAACATTGGCAAGACCTG GGAGAAGATTGTCCTCGCTGCCCGCATCATCGCCGCTATCGACAACCCAGCTGACATTGCTGTCATCTCTGCTCGTCCATACGGTCAGCGTGCTGTCCTGAAGTTCGCCGCCCACACCGGTGCCTCCGCCATTGCCGGTCGCTTCACCCCCGGTAACTTCACCAACTACATCACTCGCTCGTTCAAGGAGCCAcgcctcatcatcgtcaccgaCCCACGCACCGATGCCCAGGCCATCAAGGAGGCCTCGTACGTCAACATCCCAGTCATCGCCCTTTGCGACACCGACTCCCCAACCGAGTACGTCGATGTTGCCATCCCAACGAACAACAAGGGTCGTCATGCCATTGGTCTGATCTGGTGGATGCTCGCCCGTGAGGTCCTCCGTCTCCGTGGTACTCTTGCCAGCCGTGAGACCGAGTGGGACGTCATGACCGATCTGTACTTCTACCGTGACCcagaggcggaggagaaCAAGGACTCTGCTGGCCAGGACGAGGCCAAGGTGCCAGGTGCCGACGAGGTTGGCCCAGGCGCCGTCGAGAGCGGATTCAACAACGAGTGGGAGGTTGGCAATGCTGGCAGCTCCGctttcgctgctgcttcgggTACTGCTGGTGCTCAGGCCGCATCCACTTGGGATGCTGAGGGTGCTGACTGGGCTGCTGCCAGCGCTCCAGTCGAGACCGGCAACCAGGGCTGGGCTGCTGACGGCAACACCGGCGCTGCGACTGCTCCAGACAACCAGTGGTAG